The genomic stretch gggtgaagcaacgaggagAGGCCGACTTGCTGCGGCGGCTCAGCTATTTGATGGAGATTTGGGGAAGCGGGGCAGCATCGCTCCCCACACTGACAGCgataaaagaaacggatccgtgacgTGGAGTACAGGAAcgggcgtggcgaggcccccgcgtgTGATGAGAGCGAgatggagtccaacggcggatgtggcgaggaCCTCCCGCGTTGTAAGGCAGCCcgcgagaggtccggattcggtggtatcactctgtcaggtggagGGTGGTGTCTGTAGCGGCACTTTGGcggagggtcccgcatggcggtggcctccTTGGTGGGGTGCAGTCTGCTTCCATCAGGTTCCCTATCGACGCAGGGCTACCCATAGAGGTTTCGGCGACTACATAAGAGTGATTGTTGGTGGGTGCTGTAAATATTATAAAGGCTCCGGTTCTACTGCCGCGGCAAGTGGAGTGGTTACCCGTGTTAATGTTCCCATCCAACCGGGCAgccctttctttatttttctttttttttcctgcctaTAACCTCCCAGGTTGTAATTTTGTATTAccttctctattaattaatacaagcCCGGCAATCTCCGCCGGATCttcagttaaaaaaaaaacagactcGAGTTTAATTTGATGAAGATGGGAGATGGCATTGATAGTATCAAATGCATAGGATCGTACTTGTTGAAACAGGAACAAAAACTTATAAATACTACACGACACAGCATTCCTGGCTCATATAGCTGTTTCAGGTTGGTCTAAACATTCTCTCATTAGATTTTAGCATATGCAGAAACCCAAGTTCTTGGGAAAAAAGTTTCCCAAAGTAGTAGAAAGGTACAAATAATAACCACCACTACTATCATTTTTCATCAGATTTGTGAGTTGTGGAAGTAATTATCAATAAGTTCCACACAAATTTGCATATCGGAGCAAGTAAATGTGAGTGTTGTTAGTATCATACCAAGGGTGATTTAGCTGGTGGAACCCCAGAAAATGAAACAGGAGAAAGAGAATACATAGATAACGCATCCACAAAGATTTTAGTCCCAAAATAGCATATTCAATTAATTATTTTACAGAAAGAAATAATTCTGTGCTAAAAGTGTATGCATACTTTTCAGTTCCCAGAGTCCTCATTGGTTTACCCCTGTTTGGTCTGCTCTCAATCTTCAGATCAGCAATACAAAGTCAAGGATTCAGAACTAATTGCAACTCACGAACAGAGAATCCTGAGagaaatttgaaaattcaagAGAAAGTTCATCCTGAGTATCACctttttttaaatttaaatCTCTCTTCCAAAATGCCACTAAAGCCTTGTAAAGTGTCCCAGGGCCTTCTTCAAGACCGAAAACAATGCTTGTCTGGTACATTAACATAGCTAATTTGCATCATCAAACACTTGATTGGAAAATGTATTTGCGGAAAATAGCAAAACCAAGCACCTTATATTGGCCATGTTCTTTGGGAATGTTAGCAGTTCTGGCCAATACCAGGTATCTTGTGACGTTAGGCAAAGCGTCCTGCAAATTTTTTGTTTTATCGTGTGTTAGATTTCTGAATAAGGTGAAGCTGAACAGGAACCAAAAGAGCAGGTTTATTATTACGAACAATTCTAGACAATATTTTACAGACAAAACCTATTTGCAAGGAACACTATATTTGATAAAGCTATTCTTGATTACACCTACGTAACCTTAGGATATGCAACCTCAGATCCCAACGAATGTAGGTTCGATTCCAACAAATGTAAGTATGTAGCTATGCTTGGATATCAACATGCCCATCAGAGAAGCAGCACTCCAGATACCACAACCAGATAACCTGCAAAACTGATCTCTGTTGGGCTGCCTCTCTGCTCAAATGAACCAATTTTATGACAGAAGCTCAAATAAACTTTTCTTGTGAAACAATGAAACAGAGATAAAATATCTGTTTATTTAATAGTGAAAAAAAAGTTGACGAGAAAAGATTACATTTTGAGCAATGTATTACACTTGCTCAGTGATTTGTGATGTGCAACACTGAGGAAAGtgagaaaggaaaataaataagaTGAAATTTCAAGCTCTCAGCACAAACATCTCAACCACAACAAAAGTACCCATCATTATGTACCTCATATATTGGAAAAGCGAAAAAATTACTACCTGAAAGTTGCACTCCAGTATGTTAAGTCCATACAATTCCGCCACACGAGCATTGCCTATAACTCCAGCATCCCTCAAATTTTGCTTGGATATAATCTGCAAAAGGTAATAAAAATCACATATAGGAAACATCCAATATATGACAAGGATTCTTAATGTTTTAACCAGTACCTCAGCACCAGCAGCTCCATGATCTACATTTTTCTTTGAAACACCTAAATTACAAAGTGAATATTCGCATTGAGCAAGATCCTGCATGCGACACACTCATATGATGAGGCGATTGAGATAATGCTCACAAGAATAATGTATGCTCTAATTTTCATCTATTTGGGAGCTTTCCATATAAAATGCACATTCTTGTGTATTTGGCTAAAAAAAACTTTCAAATACATCATCTAGGTCAAGGTGATGGAGCAACCGAGCAAGACAGGCGTCCAGACATAAGCCTACATGGGCAACAGAAACTGCTAGTTGCCAACAGAAATTACTAcatggcctgttcgcttcagcttattcaaccggcttcAGTTTTTAGCATAACCTGTGGATGGCTGAAAATTGTCTGTATATCGTCCTTCTGCACTCCATGTAAAGCCAGGAGACATAGCTGTACATCCATTTGTACTTCTTGCACGATTTGCAAATTGTGACTAAGAAGCAAGTCATAGCTCTGATGAAAGCTTCCAATAGATGAATTTTCTATAGTAAGAACAGCGTTATCGGCAAGTGAAGACTCAACAGCCTGTCAGCTTTCAAGTGAATTAGAATTGATAGATTTTTTTGAGTTCTTAGGTTACATATGTGTAAAATCTCTGAAAGGGTGACAACCTCGAGTGCACCTTCAGACCTTTTGTGGGGAACTGCTATACAATTTGGGAAGGCTTTAAGCACCATTGCCTCAATGACTGTACCCGCCTACCCGGTGAGCCCTATATTCAGGAATCAGGAGAAGACGCGTGAAAAATATAAACAGTTAAGGGGAATGATTACAGATTATACCTGATATGTCACACGGACATTAGACCTTTCAGTATCCAACGGCAGATCAGTTGAAAGCAATGACCCTGGGATGGGGATATCGCAGATCATGAATACTTGTACATACTTGCAATGGAGCACAGTACTGCATTTGCTGAATGAAAAGCTTGTTGAAATAGGAATTATCCTTTGTTTTTGTCTCATTAAG from Setaria italica strain Yugu1 chromosome II, Setaria_italica_v2.0, whole genome shotgun sequence encodes the following:
- the LOC101784132 gene encoding arogenate dehydratase/prephenate dehydratase 1, chloroplastic, producing the protein MAPVPVRTPADMAIPGDAGAMVAWSRSACADDCWCCSGSNRDSCQNTRGSLLSTDLPLDTERSNVRVTYQAGTVIEAMVLKAFPNCIAVPHKRSEGALEAVESSLADNAVLTIENSSIGSFHQSYDLLLSHNLQIVQEVQMDVQLCLLALHGVQKDDIQTIFSHPQDLAQCEYSLCNLGVSKKNVDHGAAGAEIISKQNLRDAGVIGNARVAELYGLNILECNFQDALPNVTRYLVLARTANIPKEHGQYKTSIVFGLEEGPGTLYKALVAFWKRDLNLLKIESRPNRGKPMRTLGTEKYFNYIFYVDLEASMAEICAQNALKGTRDVCYVQEIASFLRVLGCYPSTTI